The following nucleotide sequence is from Oncorhynchus clarkii lewisi isolate Uvic-CL-2024 chromosome 6, UVic_Ocla_1.0, whole genome shotgun sequence.
GTGCTAAATAACTAaaggaaaaatagtaacacaataaaataacagtaactaGGGTAAAAACAAGCTCCATGGAGCCTAGTCATTATGCAGGGGGTacgggttagtcgaggtaatatgtacatgaagtgactatgcatagataataaccagagagtagagcagcttacatttttatttaacctttatttaactaggcaagtcagttaagaactaattcttattttcaaagacggcctaggaacagtgggttaactgcctgttcgggggcagaacgacagatttgtaccttgtcagctcggggttttgaacttgcagccttccggttactaatccaacgctctaaccactaggctaccctgccgccccaaagaagagtgtgaaggaatgtgaatgtatgtttgtgtgtgtgtgtgtgtgtgtgtgtgtgtgtgtgtgtgtgtgtgtgtgtgtgttggagtgtcagtgtagtatgtgtgagtgcgtggttagagtccagtgggTGTACATCAAGTCAGtgcaaataaataacaataaaataaggAGGTCAATGCTAATAGTCTGGGTGgctatttgattaactgttcagcagtcttatggcttgggggtagaagctgttatggagccttttggtcccagacttggcactccggtaccgcttgctatgCGGttccagagagaacagtctacgacttGGGTAGATGGAGAGAAACTTCCTCtggcaccgcctggtatagaggtcccggatggcaggaagctcggccccagtaatgtactgggctgtacgcactaccttctgtagcgccttacggtcagatgcagagcagttgccataccaggcggggatgcaactgtagaactttttgaggatctgaggtcgTATGCCAAATACTTTCTTTGTAATATGTGTGCGTCCTCACACTGAGGATGTCTTAATAAAGGATCCGGTATTACAGGGAACTGCCTGTGAGTTTGTTACATCAGAGAGCGACAACAGACAAAGAGAAGAAAGCACCACTTCCCCCACCTTAACCCCCCAACCCACCCCGAGCCACCCCCCTGGTCCTGCAGTGTGTTTCATTAATAACAGGGGTGATTATCTCTCCCCTGGGAGTCTTGGCCTACACACACCAGCCCCCCGTGGGCTTGCTAACGAGCACCTGACTCACCAGCCTCGGCAGCTTTACAAGCCCACAGCCACTGAGCATAAAAAGAGGAAGTTTCGATCAAATGGACCCTAATCAGGgactgctctactctgctctgttctgctccctCTGAGCAGGGTTGTCTTCATTGtgactgctctgttctgttctgctccctCTGAGCAGGGTTGTCTTCACTGtgactgctctgttctgttctgctccctCTGAGCAGGGTTGTCTTCACTGTGACTGTGCTACTCAGGCTGTAGCATGAGTACCATCTGTTCACGATATTAAGAGAGGAGACATGCTCTGCACTAACTTTACCTTCCATTGCCTGCCcaaggtgaggtgtgtgtgtgtgtgtgtgtgtgtgtgtgtgtgtgtgtgtgtgtgtgtgtgtgtgtgtgtgtgtgtgtgtgtgtgtgtgttaggcatTATACAAATGTTAGGAATACTAATAGCAGAAAACAAAGAAGGATGATTATATATGAGCACATCACAAATTATCTCAGGTGCAGTGGGACCACAACAACACTAAAGTAACAAACACGGGATAGTCACTGAAACGTTGGCACAATGAGGTGTGATCTGAGGCAACCATTCTACAATAACGTCAATGTTGTGCCACTGTTACTGTACGTCACCAATGACATTGCTCCAGGGTCCACCCGAGACCACTCTGCCCAGGAGTGACCCGCCTGGTGAAACAGCACACCCGAGACCACTCTGCCCAGGAATGACCCGCCTGGTGAAACAGCACACCCGAGACCACTCTGGCCAGGAATGACCCGCCTGGTGAAACAGCACACCCGAGACCACTCTGCCCAGGAAAGAACCGCCTGGTGAAACAGCACACCCGAGACCACTCTGCCCAGGAGTGACCCGCCTGGTGAAACAGCACACCCGAGACCACTCTGCCCAGGAATGATCCGCCTGGTGAAACAGCACACCCGAGACCACTCTGGCCAGGAATGACCCGCCTGGTGAAACAGCACACCCGAGACCACTCTGCCCAGGAATGAACCGCCTGGTGAAACAGCACACCCGAGACCACTCTGCCCAGGAGTGACCCGCCTGGTGAAACAGCACACCCGAGACCACTCTGCCCAGGAATGATCCGCCTGGTGAAACAGCACACCCGAGACCACTCTGCCCAGGAATGACCCGCCTGGTGAAACAGCACACCCGAGACCACTCTGCCCAGGAATGATCCGCCTGGTGAAACAGCACACCCGAGACCACTCTGCCCAGGAATGACCCGCCTGGTGAAACAGCACACCCGAGAACACTCCAATCTGCCCAGGAGTGACCCGCCTGGTGAAACAGCACACCCGAGAACAGTCCAATCTGCCCAGGAGTGACCCGCCTGGTGAAAAAGCACACCCAAGAACACTCCAATTTGCCCAGGTGCGACCCACCTGGTGAAACAGCACCCCCAAGAACACTCAAATCTGCCCAGGAGTGACCCGCCTAGTGAAACAGCACAACAAAGGCACAGAGCGAAATCCACGGTAATACTGTATACATCCCATTAACAAGATTAATAATACAGTAGGATGAAGAGGCAATGGTCTGACCAACAAGTCTTAAATTCCTGTGTGCCTCAATTAGTAGAGCATGGTATTTGCAACACCATTATTGTGGGTTTGAGTCCCGCGGGGGGCACCCCgtacaaaaaatgtatgcatgcatgactataAGTCGCTTTCAATAGAGTGTCTTAAATAGCATATATTATTCTACGGACACCGTCATGGAAACAAACGTGTAGTATTCACAGCCCTACACATACAAGGTTTCAGATAATATACAATATATAATTAGGACCCTGAGGTTTGGTTAATCATCTCACATGACCTGGATTTGAACCTTAACTTAATGCTTTTTCATCAAACTGTCACAATGCTTTCATTTTTGGTCTAATTCTCATTTTTGGAAAAGgcttaaaataaaggttaaaatcaaggtcatgtgacatgattaacaaaaacacagggccctaaaaATATTATATCACCAGGTTTCTGCTTTATAAGACAGATGGCGTTGGCTATTGTCACTAGCAGATGCCAAATGTTTTCACCCTGTAAAAAATCTTACACAACTTGCTATTAGTGGATAGTGGATAATTGGTTTAGGTTGTAGGCTTAAATGGATAACTGCAAGAAAGTTCAGAAGAGGAGAAGGCAGGGAGAGGTAGGGATAGAAGGGAAGGAGGGCTGGTAGGAGTGTGAAATGGAGCCATGTGCAGTAGGCTTTAAGACTATTCATTCTGTGGTGAGGACAGTTGGAGCTCAGTACAGTTCTTGCTCCTCCCTTGTGAAATGAGCAGGAAGATTGTGTCCTATCAATTATTTCTTCTATCCCCTTCACTATTAGCGAGCTGCTTCTTTAAAAAAGGGGAGAAAGTTCAGAAAGTAAAGCGAGTCGAGTGAAGTTAGAGACACAAGTTAATTAACAAAAAAGTCCATTGCCATTGGACCTTTTGCAGGGCTTAAATAGGATGTTAGCCAACATCCTTGCCGCGGCAGCTAGCTCCAATGACCCAGACAGGCCTCTGCTACATTGCTTTGATCTGCGCTACATGTTCATGAGGGAATTTAACTTCCAACGTAAGCACGAATGATATTAAATGTTTTCTGGGGGTAGTTTGAGGAGAtgcaaaatataatttatattcttCATATAAACGTAGcttatatggggcggcagggtagcctcgtggttagagcgttggactagtaaccggaaggttgcaagtttaaaccccagagctgacaaggtacaaatctgtcgttctgcccctgaacaggcagttaacccactgttcctaggctgtcattgaaaataagaattttttattaactgacttgcctggttaaataaaggtaaactatTCCTTATATAAACATAGTTTTTTCTTATATTCTATGAAAAAAATGTTAAGGAGTTAGGCACTATGCGTCCAGGGGACAGCTGTTGGATACAAGATACAAGATACTGTATTGCTATAAAGACATCTAGTGAAAATCCGATGATGAGCACACGAGACGAAGGCAGCTACTGTTCTGGGTCTGTTATAATGAACCATTTACACTTAGCAGATGCTGTTTTCCAGAGTGAcggtgcattcaactaaggtaggtaaAACAACCATTAACCCCGTCATTGCAAATAAAACACTTTCCTTATTAAAACAGCTAATTGCATAACATTTCTTGAAGTTGTTCTTACTTTAAAATTAGCGTGCCTTAACAGCGATTGGAAAACCAGTTGGCACTGTCGGCTCATAAAAGAGGTTCAGTTGGGTGTTACTGTGTCACATTGACTTAGAGCCACACATTTCAGCAGCCAGCTAGAGAAGTAACAGACGGAGGAGGAACAGACGGAGGAGGAACAGATGGAAGAGAAACAGACGGAGGAGGAACAGACGGAGGAGGAACAGACGGAGGAGGAACAGACGGAGGAGGAACAGCTAGAGGAGGAACAGCTAGAGGAGGAACAGCTAGAGGAGGAACAGACGGAGGAGGAACAGCTAGAGGAGGAACAGACGGAGGAGGAACAGACGGATGAGGACCAGACAGAAGAGGAACAGACGGTGGAGGAACAGCTGGAGGAGGAACAGACGGAGGAGGAACAGACGGATTAGGAACAGACGGAGGAGGACCAGCTAGAGAAGGAACAGATGGAGGAGGAACAGATGGAGGAGGAACAGATGGAGGAGGAACATCTAGAGGAGGAACATCTAGAGGAGGAACAGACGGAGGAGGAACATCTAGAGGAGGAACAACCGGAGGAGGAACAGCTAGAGGAGGAACAGCTAGAGGAGGAACAGCTAGAGGAGGAACAGACGGAGGAGGaacagacagaggaagaacagCTGGAGGAGGAGCAGACAGAGGAGGAACGGCTTGAGGAGGAACAGCTAGAGGAGGAACAGACAGAGGAGGAACAGACGGAGGAGGAACAGACGGAGGAAGAACAGACGGAGGAAGAACAGACGGAGGAGGATCAGCTAGAGGAGGAACAGCTAGAGGAGGAACAGCCAGAGGAGGAACAGACGGAGGAGGAACAGACGGAAGAGGAACAGCTAGAGGAGGAACAGCTAGAGGAGGAACAGCTGGAGGAGGAACAGCTGGAGGAGGAACAGCTGGAGGAGGAACAGCTGGAGGAGGAACAGACGGAGGAGGAACAACCGGAGGAACAGCTAGAGGAGGAACAGCTGGAGGAGGAACAGATGGAGGAGGAACAGCTAGAGGAGGAACAGACGGAGGAGGAACAGACGGAGGAGGAACAGACAGAGGAGGAACGGCTTGAGGAGGAACGGCTAGAGGAGGAACAGACGGAGGAGGAACAGACGGAGGAGGAACAGACGGAGGAGGAACAGCTAGAGGAGGAACAGCTAGAGGAGGAACAGATGGAGGAGGAACAGCTGGAGGAGGAACAGACGGAGGAGGAACAGACGGAGGAGGAACAGACGGAGGAGGAACAGACGGAGGAGGAACAGACGGAGGAGGAACAGCTAGAGGAGGAACAGCTAGAGGAGGAACAGCTGGAGGAGGAACAGCTGGAGGAGGAACAGCTGGAGGAGGAACAGCTGGAGGAGGAACAGACGGAGGAGGAACAGACGGAGGAGGAACAGACGGAGGAggaacagctggaggaggagCAGACAGAGGAGGAACGGCTTGAGGAGGAACAGCTAGAGGAGGAACAGCTAGAGGAGGAACAGACGGAGGAGGAACAGACGGAGGAAGAACAGACGGAGGAGGAACAGACGGAGGAGGAACAGCTAGAGGAGGAACAGCTAGAGGAGGAACAGCTAGAGGAGGAACAGACGGAGGAGGAACAGACGGAGAAGGAACAGCTGGAGGAGGAACAGCCGGAGGAGGAACAGCTGGAGGAGGAACAGCTAGAGGAGG
It contains:
- the LOC139412296 gene encoding trichohyalin-like, which gives rise to MEEKQTEEEQTEEEQTEEEQTEEEQLEEEQLEEEQLEEEQTEEEQLEEEQTEEEQTDEDQTEEEQTTEEDQLEKEQMEEEQMEEEQMEEEHLEEEHLEEEQTEEEHLEEEQPEEEQLEEEQLEEEQLEEEQTEEEQTEEEQLEEEQTEEERLEEEQLEEEQTEEEQTEEEQTEEEQTEEEQTEEDQLEEEQLEEEQPEEEQTEEEQTEEEQLEEEQLEEEQLEEEQLEEEQLEEEQLEEEQTEEEQPEEQLEEEQLEEEQMEEEQLEEEQTEEEQTEEEQTEEERLEEERLEEEQTEEEQTEEEQTEEEQLEEEQLEEEQMEEEQLEEEQTEEEQTEEEQTEEEQTEEEQTEEEQLEEEQLEEEQLEEEQLEEEQLEEEQLEEEQTEEEQTEEEQTEEEQLEEEQTEEERLEEEQLEEEQLEEEQTEEEQTEEEQTEEEQTEEEQLEEEQLEEEQLEEEQTEEEQTEKEQLEEEQPEEEQLEEEQLEEEQLEEEQLEEEQTEEEQLEEEQTEEEQTEEEQMEEEQLEEKQLEEEQLEEEQLEEEQLEEEQTEEEQLEEEQMEEEQTEEEQLEEEQLEEEQLEEEQLEEEQTEEEQLEEEQTEEEQAEEEQLEEEQLEEKQLEEEQLEEEQLEEEQLEEEQTEEEQLEEEQMEEEQTEEEQLEEEQTEEEQTDVSVDLCLCGPVSLWASVSVDQCLFVPVSLWTCVSVGQCLCGPVSLWASVSVDLCLCVYVDLCLCGPVSLWTCVSVGPIWLDVVSLCL